One genomic window of Parasteatoda tepidariorum isolate YZ-2023 chromosome 9, CAS_Ptep_4.0, whole genome shotgun sequence includes the following:
- the LOC122272361 gene encoding uncharacterized protein, whose product MALKRFVGRRGVPHTIYTDNATTFHAANKELSILWDNLTSSKVQQYYAQTGIKWKFIVARAAWWGGWWERLIGLTKRCLRKSLGRTLLDEEGLSTALVGVEAALNSRPLVYEQGNDDPEESLTPSHFLTGKRLTTIPSQPAASSRNLTKLYRQQQDLLDAFWKKWSKDYLLQLRSFHQVRNVQKSSHVRVGDIVLLHEDVRPRHTWKRGLVTGLIKGRDGKVRTCTLRSEGKEISRPVQLIIPLEVDQGGEDVPDATA is encoded by the coding sequence ATGGCCCTAAAAAGATTTGTAGGCAGAAGAGGAGTTCCTCATACAATATACACTGACAACGCCACTACCTTCCATGCCGCTAATAAAGAGCTATCCATTTTATGGGACAACTTAACATCGTCAAAAGTTCAGCAATATTATGCCCAGACGGGAATTAAGTGGAAATTTATTGTTGCACGAGCGGCTTGGTGGGGAGGATGGTGGGAACGTTTGATCGGACTAACAAAAAGATGTTTGCGAAAATCCCTAGGTCGAACCTTGTTAGATGAAGAAGGTCTTTCTACAGCATTAGTTGGTGTTGAAGCCGCATTAAATAGTCGACCGTTAGTTTATGAACAAGGAAATGATGATCCTGAAGAATCATTAACACCATCCCATTTTCTTACCGGTAAAAGACTTACAACCATACCTTCACAGCCTGCAGCATCAAGTAGAAATCTGACAAAATTGTACAGGCAACAACAGGATTTATTAGACGCATTTTGGAAGAAATGGTCTAAGGACTATCTATTGCAATTAAGATCTTTCCACCAAGTTCGTAACGTTCAAAAATCTTCTCATGTTCGTGTTGGAGACATAGTACTACTTCACGAAGATGTAAGACCACGACATACGTGGAAAAGAGGATTGGTAACCGGACTAATTAAAGGACGCGATGGAAAAGTCCGGACTTGTACTTTACGTTCTGAGGGCAAGGAAATCTCCCGACCTGTTCAACTGATCATTCCTCTTGAGGTTGATCAGGGTGGGGAGGATGTTCCAGACGCAACTGCGTGA